Proteins encoded by one window of Mesorhizobium sp. INR15:
- a CDS encoding D-alanyl-D-alanine carboxypeptidase family protein: MSRLHPLQLIQRFFVAFSLAVLVAGCTTTTPPDAVLAVPAPPQKYAAIVVDAKTGKQLFEVNSTAQRYPASLTKMMTLYLLFEALDSGRVTKTTQIPVSDHAASQPPTKMRFRRGESIDADSAIRAIVVKSANDVAVAVGEYLGGSEDAFAGMMTAKARQLGMNSTVFRNASGLPDDDQHTSARDMAVLGMALHSRFPQQFHYFSESDFMFRGKLVRGHNDMLGRVRGVDGIKTGYIKASGFNIVTSYDADGRQLVVVVMGADSARQRNDHVEALIQRSLSPTMDAAKTRLMFAEQQ; the protein is encoded by the coding sequence TTGTCCAGACTGCATCCCCTTCAGCTCATCCAGAGATTTTTCGTGGCATTCAGCCTGGCTGTGCTTGTGGCCGGTTGCACGACCACGACGCCGCCGGATGCGGTGCTGGCGGTGCCGGCGCCACCTCAGAAATACGCGGCCATCGTTGTCGACGCCAAGACCGGCAAGCAGCTGTTCGAGGTCAACTCGACGGCGCAACGCTACCCGGCCTCGCTGACCAAGATGATGACGCTCTATCTGCTGTTCGAGGCGCTGGACTCCGGCCGCGTCACCAAGACGACACAAATTCCGGTATCGGATCACGCTGCTTCGCAGCCGCCGACAAAGATGCGGTTCCGGCGCGGCGAATCCATTGACGCCGATTCGGCGATACGCGCCATCGTCGTCAAATCTGCCAATGACGTGGCGGTGGCGGTTGGCGAATATCTCGGCGGCAGCGAAGACGCCTTCGCCGGCATGATGACCGCCAAGGCGCGCCAGCTCGGCATGAACAGCACCGTGTTCCGCAATGCGTCCGGCCTGCCCGACGACGACCAGCACACCAGCGCGCGCGACATGGCGGTGCTGGGCATGGCGCTGCATTCGCGCTTCCCGCAGCAGTTCCACTATTTCTCCGAAAGCGACTTCATGTTCCGCGGCAAGCTGGTGCGCGGCCACAACGACATGCTTGGCCGCGTGCGCGGCGTCGACGGCATCAAGACCGGCTATATCAAGGCATCCGGCTTCAACATCGTCACCTCCTACGACGCCGACGGCCGCCAACTGGTGGTGGTGGTGATGGGTGCCGACAGCGCCCGCCAGCGCAACGACCATGTCGAGGCACTGATCCAGCGCAGCCTGTCGCCGACAATGGATGCGGCCAAGACGAGACTGATGTTCGCCGAACAGCAGTAA
- a CDS encoding DUF1003 domain-containing protein has translation MSTVPKPSDQAAPANQNDSGGEYFEAPTTQEDLHEVSDEHFDTPEVPDSDPSGPGGSRAKPKKKPSAISGRKFRKRDLVRIDDLRPSLGDRIRSDHPDLPSGARISREELGRYRMRYMEELLQQEHGEFSELDRQVVESIARQDTISENSEEEFEEHRSFADRVSDNMASFGGSWWFLISFGSVLLVWIGINLIAGMAGAFDPYPFILLNLLLSCIAAIQAPIIMMSQRRTEAKDRLRSFNDYRVNLKAELEVRHLHEKLDYLISRQWTRLAEMQQMQLDAMHELTGAKQPKRATHRRRTTRKEAGQ, from the coding sequence ATGAGCACCGTCCCCAAGCCATCAGACCAGGCCGCCCCAGCCAACCAGAACGACAGCGGCGGCGAATATTTCGAGGCGCCGACCACGCAGGAGGACCTGCATGAGGTTTCGGACGAGCATTTCGACACCCCTGAAGTGCCTGATTCCGATCCGTCAGGCCCTGGAGGGTCGCGGGCAAAACCAAAGAAGAAACCGTCGGCGATATCAGGCAGGAAGTTCCGCAAGCGCGACCTGGTGCGGATCGACGACCTGCGGCCTAGCCTCGGCGACCGTATCCGCTCCGATCATCCGGACCTGCCATCTGGCGCCCGCATCAGCCGCGAGGAGCTCGGCCGCTACCGCATGCGCTACATGGAGGAGCTGCTGCAGCAGGAGCACGGCGAATTCTCCGAGCTGGACCGTCAGGTGGTGGAATCGATCGCCAGGCAGGACACGATTTCTGAAAACTCGGAAGAGGAGTTCGAGGAGCACCGCTCCTTCGCCGACCGCGTCTCCGACAATATGGCGTCCTTCGGCGGCAGCTGGTGGTTCCTGATCTCGTTCGGCAGCGTGCTGCTGGTTTGGATCGGCATCAATCTGATCGCGGGCATGGCGGGCGCCTTCGACCCCTACCCCTTCATCCTGCTCAACCTGTTGCTCTCCTGCATCGCCGCCATCCAGGCGCCGATCATCATGATGAGCCAGAGACGCACGGAAGCCAAGGACCGCCTGCGCTCCTTCAACGACTACCGGGTCAACCTGAAGGCCGAGCTGGAAGTGCGGCACTTGCACGAAAAACTCGACTACCTCATCTCGCGCCAGTGGACGCGGCTGGCGGAAATGCAGCAGATGCAGCTCGACGCCATGCACGAGCTGACCGGCGCCAAGCAGCCGAAACGAGCCACGCACCGGCGGCGGACGACGAGGAAAGAGGCTGGACAATAG